In Mytilus edulis chromosome 6, xbMytEdul2.2, whole genome shotgun sequence, the following proteins share a genomic window:
- the LOC139527269 gene encoding repetitive organellar protein-like, whose translation MSSKLDVCGVCDYQNINKSSVVWCTECDEGLCEGCKVHHAASKGTRDHSIVLRSDYQNLPCNILEITQTCPKHEEKYVIFCKKHDCPCCRRCVVETHNDCKDLKAMEDVTQNVKSSNAFIEVEQVLKELSENLQNIRKDRQENIKSLRENRTQIEKEVQQTRSLINNHLDKLQENLIKELYDVEEKENKSITHIISSIEEKERQNTESQTILDKVKQHASDLQTFLAMKHIQRDVTINEQFLESLIKEEKINNTSISWKNEKAMEILSNQIKKIGTIILDTRPGDTILTSRKNQQAQIVLPTTPVPFIDDVKLALRRTVKTFGSDIISCCFFPDGRMSFSCYASYKIHVLKTEGSLDFTLKPGSATSHIDFIENSQKLLVTSGFNYKYIKIINVINRKTEKTVDVGTQIYGIVHKDEKLFYNGESHGLHVVNLDDGSDTQLVNVYLTRYSSIALWSDKLYVIGNDDSVTCCNLQGTVKWKVELYTNLKGARGITVDNYGRVYVSGYESNNVVVISTDGSKHRVLLSGKDGLKKPQSLCFNRKNNNLLIANQENDAFIYDILK comes from the coding sequence aTGTCGAGTAAATTGGATGTCTGTGGAGTATGTGATTATCAGAACATTAACAAATCATCAGTGGTCTGGTGTACAGAATGTGACGAAGGTCTTTGTGAAGGATGTAAAGTGCATCATGCAGCGTCAAAGGGTACCAGAGACCATAGTATTGTACTACGATCCGATTATCAAAATCTACCTTGTAATATATTGGAAATCACTCAAACTTGTCCTAAGCACGAAGAAAAATACGTCATATTTTGTAAGAAGCATGATTGTCCATGTTGTAGACGATGTGTTGTTGAAACCCATAATGATTGCAAAGATTTAAAAGCGATGGAGGATGTCACTCAGAATGTAAAATCATCAAATGCATTCATAGAGGTGGAACAAGTGTTAAAAGAACTTTCAGAAAACTTGCAGAATATAAGAAAAGATAGACAAGAAAACATTAAAAGTCTAAGGGAGAACAGAACACAAATAGAAAAAGAAGTTCAGCAGACACGAAGCCTGATTAACAATCATCTTGATAAACTGCAGGAAAATTTGATAAAAGAGTTGTATGACGTTGaagaaaaggaaaataaaagCATCACACACATAATATCATCAATAGAAGAGAAAGAAAGACAAAATACCGAAAGCCAAACTATTTTAGATAAAGTAAAACAACATGCATCAGACCTGCAGACATTTCTGGCTATGAAACATATCCAACGAGATGTCACAATCAACGAACAATTTCTGGAATCGCTGATAAAAGAAGAGAAAATCAACAATACATCTATTTCTTGGAAAAACGAAAAGGCTATGGAGATTTTATCTAACCAAATCAAGAAGATTGGAACCATCATATTAGATACCAGGCCAGGTGATACGATTTTGACAAGCAGGAAGAACCAACAAGCACAGATAGTGCTACCTACCACACCTGTTCCTTTCATTGATGATGTAAAACTTGCTTTACGAAGGACCGTGAAAACATTTGGAAGTGATATCATTAGTTGCTGCTTTTTTCCTGATGGCAGAATGAGTTTTTCCTGTTACGCTAGTTATAAAATTCACGTCTTGAAAACCGAGGGATCATTAGATTTTACATTGAAGCCGGGATCAGCAACATCTCATATAGATTTTATAGAGAATAGTCAAAAACTTCTTGTAACATCTGGCTTTAACTACAAATACATTAAGATTATCAATGTTATAAATAGAAAAACCGAGAAAACCGTTGATGTTGGAACACAGATTTATGGAATAGTTCACAAAGATGAGAAATTATTTTACAATGGGGAAAGTCATGGATTACATGTTGTAAATTTAGATGATGGCTCTGATACCCAGTTAGTAAACGTTTATTTGACTCGCTATAGCAGCATAGCACTATGGTCAGATAAACTTTATGTCATAGGCAATGATGATTCAGTAACATGCTGTAACCTCCAAGGGACTGTTAAATGGAAAGTAGAACTATACACTAATCTTAAAGGCGCACGAGGTATCACAGTGGACAATTACGGACGTGTTTACGTATCGGGCTATGAATCCAACAATGTCGTCGTGATTTCAACAGATGGAAGCAAACATAGAGTGTTGCTGTCAGGGAAAGATGGTCTTAAAAAACCACAGTCTTTGTGCTTCAATCGAAAAAACAACAACCTTCTTATTGCAAATCAAGAGAATGATGCCtttatttatgacattttaaaatga